The genomic window CACACCATTTCTTACTGAAGATGCGCGCGTGCCCCTTCTCTTGGTGTGTTCTTTTTGCAATCTTAGCACTCGGCTTCGTCCAGCCTAACAATGGCTATAGCCAGGACCAGGATGCATTGCGTCCGCTGCAAGAATGGTCCGAGGCGTGGGCAAGATCCTTGGCTCGGCAATGGGCCGCCGTCCTGCGGAAAGCCTGCCCACAAGGCAAGGAATTACCATCTCAGGACCGGTCTCTTGGTCCTTCCCTTCCTCAAGAACTCTCGCAGCATCTCCGGGATTTTCAAAAAGAATGGGAACACGCACTTCGAGACACCGAAGAAATATGGCAGGAGCATGCTCGCCAGATGGGACAACAGTTGCGGGGTCTAGAACAATCCCTCCGGAGATACTGGGAAAACATTTGGAATTCCCTCGCCCCCTCTTACCGGGAAACGATCTAGTGGAGCGAGGCCACGAAACGGGCCACTCGTTCCATTCCTCGATCGATCTCCTCCAAAGTGGTAGCGTAGGAGAGGCGAACGCTAGAATCTTCTCCAAACACAATCCCCGGCACAGCTACAACGTGTTCCCTCTCTAAGAGTTGCTCACAAAAGCTTCGCGAATCCAACCCAAGAGCGGTGATGTCGGCAAAAATGTAAAAAGCACCATGGGGAGGTACGTAGGTAAGTCCGTCCATTTTATTGAGCCACTGCATCATCCTCTGACGCCGCCGATCCAACTCTGCCACCATTTCGGCGACACAATCCTGGGGTCCTTTATAGGCAGCCAAAGCCCCCCTCTGCGCAAAGGACGTCGCGTGGGAGCTGGTATGACTCTGGATGGATTCGATCGCTTCCGCAGCCCACCGGGGCGCAGCCACGTACCCCAACCTCCACCCGGTCATGGCGTAAGCCTTACTGAAACCATTGACCGTAAAGCAAAGTTCGTAGAAGAGAGAACCCAAGGCCGCCACGCTGGGAGCTTTTCTTCCGTCATACACGAGCTTTTCATAGATTTCGTCGGAGAGAATCAAGATTTCTTCCTCGGCTGCAAGCTGGGCTAATGCCTGCAACTCCTTCTCCGAGTAAAGGC from Candidatus Methylacidithermus pantelleriae includes these protein-coding regions:
- a CDS encoding pyridoxal phosphate-dependent aminotransferase, encoding MELARRVRHLSPSLTLALDSKAKAMRAQGVDIVNFASGEPDFDTPEHIKAAAMGALDAGFTKYTPPGGIPELRRAISEKLKADNGLDYSPEQIVVTAGAKQACLNVLLAVVEPEDEVIIPSPYWVSYPEMVKLAGGEPVLVPTRRENGYKITPEEFADHMTPRTRLIILNSPHNPTGSLYSEKELQALAQLAAEEEILILSDEIYEKLVYDGRKAPSVAALGSLFYELCFTVNGFSKAYAMTGWRLGYVAAPRWAAEAIESIQSHTSSHATSFAQRGALAAYKGPQDCVAEMVAELDRRRQRMMQWLNKMDGLTYVPPHGAFYIFADITALGLDSRSFCEQLLEREHVVAVPGIVFGEDSSVRLSYATTLEEIDRGMERVARFVASLH